Proteins from a genomic interval of Maniola jurtina chromosome 8, ilManJurt1.1, whole genome shotgun sequence:
- the LOC123867440 gene encoding LEAF RUST 10 DISEASE-RESISTANCE LOCUS RECEPTOR-LIKE PROTEIN KINASE-like 1.1, which translates to MYRNVELRKLPPDALRKVVGILEKNKDWKKVMSVIPKDLQSEDFEPKYNNEQIRIIEEHAKATNQNCTDILMDEWGTSGRIRPTLGTLKEILNKSQIFSRAAEEVAIMLNPSVPERPSYIPAEPGRTKTKISDESAEPRPQDKGTAVTSNKNQKENGSTRQKGCTNDNKTYSNEMLPDQVKPTPDFIDFNKEQHIQKSMNIQNAGYVLHESYDITNESKDKKSQKIYQHYPKPYQTSFPNINISTGIHSALLPDTDLAHSDYDKSTAVKSNDNKSCISEMLPDQEFMNIGGSSYMLRERNNASSQSHRNMPTEIASAVLQNTNLIHFDYDDLDNITGNFAKFLINDPSHGPKGRIGSGGFGDVFVGKDPTFGMVAVKKAHSHLAIPRKPNIAITLFNTEVKCLSQFRHNNIVPILGFSMNGPFPCIVFEYIDGGSLQQNIKAKILNEFQRMHIIIGTAEGLKYLHSSSKESKEGILNVVGESDSQKSIKHFVHGDIKSANILLTRNCVPKLCDFGLAKQYDSTFVTTCPLGTPAYMAPEGMHGTVTQKIDIYSFGIVILELLTGLKPIVEINGADINIKHYVEENVVNNDITPLLDPVVKIWVKADEVYKLAKMCLEYDRKMRPTIIQLSDILNKILFE; encoded by the exons ATGTACCGAAACGTAGAACTTCGTAAGCTCCCTCCAGATGCATTGCGTAAAGTTGTCGGTATTCtagagaaaaataaagattGGAAGAAGGTAATGTCTGTTATACCGAAAGACTTGCAAAGTGAAGATTTTGAACCTAAATACAACAATGAGCAAATCCG AATCATAGAAGAGCATGCAAAAGCTACCAATCAGAACTGCACTGATATACTAATGGATGAGTGGGGTACATCAGGCAGGATTCGACCCACACTGGGCACTTTGAAggaaattttaaacaaatcccAAATATTCAGCAGGGCTGCTGAAGAAGTTGCCATAATGTTGAATC CATCCGTACCTGAACGCCCAAGTTACATCCCAGCTGAACCAGGTCGTACAAAGACTAAAATAAGCGATGAAAGCGCAGAACCAAGACCACAAGACAAGGGCACAGCTGTGACgtcaaataaaaatcaaaaagagaATGGGTCTACAAGGCAGAAGGGATGCACAAATGACAATAAGACATACAGCAATGAAATGTTACCAGATCAAGTAAAACCTACACCtgattttatagattttaacAAAGAACAACATATCCAAAAGTCTATGAATATACAAAACGCGGGTTACGTGCTTCACGAGAGTTATGACATCACTAATGAGTCAAAAGACAAGAAGAGCCAAAAAATTTACCAACATTATCCAAAACCGTATCAGACCTCCTTTCCAAATATTAACATTTCCACAGGAATACACAGTGCTCTACTTCCAGACACTGATTTGGCTCATTCAGACTATGACAAGAGCACAGCTGTGAAATCAAATGATAATAAGTCATGCATCAGTGAAATGCTACCGGATCAAGAGTTTATGAATATAGGAGGCTCAAGTTACATGCTTCGTGAGAGAAACAATGCTAGCTCACAATCACATAGGAACATGCCCACAGAAATAGCAAGTGCTGTACTTCAAAACACTAATTTGATTCattttgattatgatgatttagACAACATAACAGGGAATTTtgctaaatttttaattaatgatcCAAGTCATGGCCCTAAAGGCAGAATAGGCAGCGGGGGCTTTGGAGATGTATTTGTTGGAAAAGATCCTACTTTCGGAATGGTTGCTGTTAAAAAAGCTCACAGCCACTTAGCCATACCCCGTAAACCTAATATAGCCATTACATTATTTAACACAGAAGTTAAATGCCTTTCTCAGTTCAGACACAATAATATTGTTCCTATACTGGGTTTCTCTATGAATGGTCCTTTCCCCTGCATTGTCTTTGAGTATATTGATGGCGGTTCACTGCAACAGAATATTAAAGCCAAAATATTAAACGAATTTCAAAGGATGCATATAATCATAGGAACAGCGGAGGGCTTAAAATATTTGCATTCTAGTTCCAAAGAAAGTAAAGAAGGTATATTAAATGTAGTTGGGGAATCAGATTCACaaaaatctataaaacattttgtTCATGGAGATATTAAATCCGCTAATATACTTTTGACAAGAAATTGTGTTCCAAAG ctcTGTGACTTTGGCTTGGCTAAACAATATGATTCAACGTTTGTTACAACATGTCCATTAGGAACCCCAGCATATATGGCACCAGAGGGCATGCATGGCACTGTCACACAGAAAATCGATATTTACAGTTTCGGCATAGTTATTTTGGAATTACTGACTGGTTTGAAACCTATTGTCGAAATTAATGGAGCAGATATTAACATAAAACATTATGTTGAAGAGAATGTAGTAAACAACGACATTACCCCGTTATTGGATCCTGTTGTTAAAATATGGGTAAAAGCTGACGAAGTCTACAAATTGGCCAAAATGTGTTTAGAGTATGACAGGAAAATGAGACCTACTATTATTCAACTTAgtgatattttgaataaaatcttGTTTGAATAG